The genomic segment GTGACGGTACCAGTTTTGTGGTGAGACTCAGTTTTGTGGTGAGACTCAGTTTATCTGTAAATAGtaagttacacagaggcttcactccAGATCACTTCAGCAGTATgaacctgaaaaacaaactttaaaaatgtttgttgaatGGGGACGGATCAATGTTTGTGATGCAAACAGCTTCAAATAGATTGTTTACTGAAgtgtaaatgtttaaactaCAACATATAGCATTAGCTGCTCTGATATCTGTGATGGGAGCCAGGATGTCATTATGTTTGATTATGTTTGGTTTTGCTCTCCATATTGACTGTTATTCCTGcatacaccaaagcctgctgatacgtgattggtcaatactactCGGACATGAAATATTCTAAAAACAGCAACCAGAACACTTAAAAACTTTGAGAGATTTGAGTGGAGGTAGATCTGGAAACATCTCATCTTAACTGAAACTGACCGTAAGTGAAACTGCGGCTGTCATCCAGCTCCGTGCTGTTTAATCTGGACCACGACGACTCGTCCAGTGGGGCCAGGCCCTCCTTACTGCTCCTGGCCCAGTCCAGGTCCTGGTCCTTGACAAATTCTTGGTCCCAGCTCTGACTTTGGTTGTGTCCTGTCCCGAACACGCCTCTGAAGACCTTCTCGTCCAGCCAGGACTGGCAGCTCTCTGTCACGTCGCTCAGCAGGCGAACCAGTGAGTTGCGAGGCCGCCGCCTGCGACGGAAAACCCTGCGACGAAAAATCGACAAAATAAGATCCTGACGTCTCATCTCCTCCTGATAATTATGCTAATTTTGCTATATCAATACATTTCTGCCGCCTTTTCAGTGTTGAACCCATAAACTGTACGTAAAAAAGGAGATGTAGCCTCTCGATCTCAAATTAAGAAACAATTCATAAGTGCCTTAGAGGACGATTGTTGTATTTTACAACTCTGGCCCAAAGTCTGTGGCCGACTAAATTATACAAAAAAGATGTGCATTGTGCATTGCTGCAGTAGATTGTTTCAACCAGCAGCCATAAACAGGCCTGAGAGTTTAAGTCCACAAGATCCCTTTAGACTCCGGTTTATATAAAGTTTATATTCTAAAACCTGCACTGACCTGACCAGGTTCTCCTTGTAGGACACGTTGCTCTtgcagggagacagagacacgTTGCCCTGGTCGTCCCAGGAGAAGCTGTCCTCCGTGACGCTGTAGTATCCATTGGTGAGGAGGCGTGGCGAGCGGCGGCAGGAGCACGGATCCCCGCCCTCCATGGACGAGTGAAAGACATAGGAGGAgtcaggagagaggagggacgTGTCGAGGCTGAGGGAGACACAGATTTCAACCGGTCAGTGTGTGGTAGACGAGTATGAAGCCAGTCACCTCAGCTGTGAAGATACTACAGGGGGGGTGTCAGGTCAAAATTCAACAATACGAGTTCAGGCTAATTTCAATCTGTAGTCcctcacacaaatacaaaattacACAAAACCATAattacaagtaaaaaaaaatctgagactTGTTTAAAGTAATATCTGACATTTAAAGTAACAACAAGGAAATGTTCTAAGCTGACCTGTAAATAACATCTTGAATATTGGATTTTAACATTTCTTGCTCTGACAAGGCAAATAAGTAATCATGATTgtaggattttggggtggccaataagatGCTCAAGGGGGGTCCTGGCCACCCCccctggacacgcccctgctcaCAGCCAAACAAAAGCATTTCATCTTTCTTCATTGGAATGAATGATTCATAATTGTGTTACTGTAAATCAGcaaaagcagaaacaaagagaaagaagttgaagtttttttttacctctgacaGGACTGATTGGAGCGAAGCCTTCGCTTTATGGGTGAACCTGAACACAAGATATCAGAAAAGATCATTTACGATATATTTACACTCAGTTAAGAAAcaatgtgtgtgtcctctggaGTAGCTCGGTGacttttgtttcaaaataaagacgACTTGACTCGTATCAGCTTGAAGAGCGGAGAGCATTCCTCAGGTCAGCCTGGGAAACCACTTGAGTAAATTTACTCTGCTGAGAGGAGGTGATGTAACGCTGATAAACACTCTGTAGGAATGTGACGGGAGCTCATtggcaggggcgtgtccagattaTTTGGACAGGCCCAACTGGAAcactgacttgtgcaggggtAGCCTGAAGTGTGATGTGAAGAAAATATTAATTGTTTACCCCTTTCAACCTTCACCAATAATAtctactttataacacaagataatggcaACATTAGCTTAATTCTTTAATGACACAGAAAGAAGATTTATGCTGAAAGTCCCAATTTAAAGGACTTACAAATGTGCATGCAAACTAACTTGCAGTGTTCATTGCAAGTTAGACAGAGTGCATCATTTCCCCATGCACCCGTCTTATGAAATAGAcgtgcaaagtttttatttccaattttaagtgcaaacaaaaataaatttgcTTCATCGATATGTcaagaaaactacaaaaaaaaaatcgcatagccaatcacagtttaggattggggtggccaatcagattttaagggggggcccatgccactcCTGGCCATGCCCTCCAGACTCGCCCCTGCTGCCTGCCGTCTTTAACACATGTTCGGTAATGATGAACAGAGAGGGCccacagttttttgtttttgtacacatAATCATTCAATCCAATCCTAAAGTGTTTGCAGCGTGCGGTTCAAATTCTATCTTAATATTTAAGATATATGGATTTGAAGACTTTTTGAGGACGTTTTTCTCAGATTTAAAGCCTTTGCTGTGACATAATTCCATACTTGAGATGATTTTTAATCGAAGCTGCACGTCCTGCAGACTCATCAAATGTTTGCAGATTAATCGGGCTGCACAGAGACGATCTTTAATAAGACTTGCCCAACTCTCAGGCACCAGAAAAAGAGCAAACCAACAAGAAGCATCCGTTAGCATCCGTTAGCATCAGACAGGCTGACAAACGTGCTGATAAaagatgtgtttgtgatgtCTGACATACTTGTAACGGCTCCGGAGAAGAACAGAGACATGTTTGTCTGCAGCCGAGGGTCTTCTGTCGATCTGTGAAACACATCAGAAACACGACACCAGCAGTGAGAAACACACCCACTTTTCTTTCCTCGGTCAGAAGACCAATAGCAGCAGAGTGAGCACCTATCCACCATGAGAAGAACGTTTACATTAAATCACTCCAGACTGTCTCCACACATCTGGAAAATATGTCTAAAACAGTGTTCACAAACCTTACATCTCATGCTCTCGGCAGCccaaacaaagtaaataaacatcTCCTAAAAATAAGGTCTACTTAAAAAGCGCCCTCTAGAGGCCTGGAGGTTTCTGTGGCGTCCATTGTTTGAGTTTGActgcttttgttttgcattCGGAACGTAAACCtggaaatacaataaaaaaatcaatacaaaggGGCGAAgaagatggcctagcggttatgttgagccccatgtagggaggctatCGACCTCCAAATGGGCGGCCCGCAATTCATACCCCATTCTCTCTCTACCCCAGATTTCCtactgtatccactgtcctttccaaataaaagcagaatCTTAATAAACCTTGATACAAGTACCCGGGCTGGGAATCTTtaggtgtctcacgattcgattcttggggtcacgattctgCTCCATTTGGCGTTCTACTGAGTtcaagagctagcattagcacctAGCAGGGAGAACCTGATTAacccaaacatgttttttttaaatcaatttttgGAAGTTTTGAATCAATTTTAAATCTTAGATGGCGGCTGTGGCTGatgtggcggctgtggctcagttggtagagccgTCGCCTCTCGACCGAAGGGGGGGTTCggtcgagggttcgattcccagctgagcaacatgtccgatgtgtcctcgggaagacacttaaccccgcattgctcctgctgctactgtggcggtgtatgaatggattagtgttgtacctACTTtatgatgtacgtcgctttggataaaagtgtctgctaagtgaattgtagaagagaaaaatcttgatttttacataaatcaattTTTGTTCCCACCTCTAACAAATAtggaaaatgtaataaagaaaaataaatactacACTTCTCACAAACTCACAATTGATACTTCCAAAAGGGAAAACCTGACAGCAGGCAAAAACATAGCGACCCCCGATGGCCCCCTAACTCCATCAGTAAAATGATGCGAGGCAACAGATTAGGGATTACCAAACGGTCAGCCGACCTCTGTCTTCAAGGCAACAAACCGATACTCAGAAAATAAAGAGTAGCTTCTCTGATATTCTGGTTACTCAGAGGTTGGATAGtttaacagaaaacacatgAGAAGGATTCAACTcataattttgattttttttttgactgttaaaaaaagtaGAGGAGGGAGAAGCAGAGA from the Labrus bergylta chromosome 4, fLabBer1.1, whole genome shotgun sequence genome contains:
- the tmem71 gene encoding transmembrane protein 71 — encoded protein: MSLFFSGAVTSSPIKRRLRSNQSCQSLDTSLLSPDSSYVFHSSMEGGDPCSCRRSPRLLTNGYYSVTEDSFSWDDQGNVSLSPCKSNVSYKENLVRVFRRRRRPRNSLVRLLSDVTESCQSWLDEKVFRGVFGTGHNQSQSWDQEFVKDQDLDWARSSKEGLAPLDESSWSRLNSTELDDSRSFTYDHTEIPPPPDKESPPQKLLIQEEICSEICQSKERFTQSLGGLSEVPPPLAFYTNSCCCQASPEHTGLTMKALLLFVFTIFIFTALYSGCFLWSLMVASTVFMMITTFMVLTKSGPMGDWRRAKTEDITSRNE